A genomic window from Streptomyces sp. WMMC940 includes:
- a CDS encoding sacsin N-terminal ATP-binding-like domain-containing protein codes for MSVRTTEGADPFGTARLRRGVLDAWSASPARFREDANAEEDLALGGYRDRVIVELAQNAADAAARAGVPGRFRLTLDRGTLVAANTGAPLDAAGVESLSTLRASAKREDDRTAVGRFGVGFAAVLAVSDEPAVVGRHGGVRWSLAEARELAAQAAQAGPGPGLGDELRRRDGHVPLLRLPLPAEGTAPDGYDTVVILPLRDGTAEDLVGRLLAGIDDALLLTLPGLTEIVVETPEGVRTLRRSQHGDHVHIEDSARGLNRWRVVSHHGPVEPALLADRPVEERLRPHWTVTWAVPVDSEGMPEYPATAPVVHAPTPTDEPLGVPALLIASLPLDTARRHPAPGPLTDFLVRRAADAYAELLGDWQPVGTGLIDLVPGPLGKGELDGSLRAAILELLPRTAFLAPAVPSEDVVALRPLEAEVVEGAGAETVRVLADVLPTLLPAGLERRVELRTLGVARVPLAEAIDRLAGIERDPSWWWRLYDSLAGVDPERLSGLPVPLAGTGATAGEGTSGEEGEEPRPRRAPRTTIGPRQVLLPTAETPDGLARFGLKVAHQDAAHPLLEKLGALPATPRAVLTTPQVRAAVAASLEDGDGLWDEDAPDSEELAEIVLALVRDAGLEPGDEPWLGALALPDEDGELAPAGELVLPGSPFASVMREDELALVDAELAERWGEQPLAACGVLANFALVRATDVVLDPDELEPREGDFAEPDDAGLLDAVDVWCEDVLDRLPDTPVPPVATEIAAVRDLDLVDDDQWPRALALLARPPLRDALTQTVRVLLPDGTTETVRPYTAWWLRGHPVLGGRRPAGLRSSGGDPLLVGLYDAADATGFEDEQVLHALGVRTSVAALLDEPGGAAELLGRLADADRPVTASQLHALYTALADLDPEQVTLPDELRAVVDGEVRVVDASDALVADAPDLLPLTAGRPLLPVSPDRAADLAELFQVGRLSEAVEAEVTTVGEEHEVPESVHALLGPATPASYVEHEELLAGGVELDWRRTSDGVIHAATLEGVAAGLAWAAGQWPRRFEVAALLEDPSRTEELARDRWFD; via the coding sequence GTGAGCGTCAGGACGACCGAGGGGGCCGACCCGTTCGGGACGGCGCGGTTGCGGCGTGGGGTGCTCGACGCCTGGAGTGCGAGCCCCGCGCGTTTCCGCGAGGACGCCAACGCCGAGGAGGACCTCGCTCTCGGCGGCTACCGCGATCGTGTGATCGTCGAGCTGGCCCAGAACGCCGCCGACGCCGCCGCCCGTGCCGGCGTGCCCGGGCGCTTCCGGCTCACCCTCGACCGGGGCACGCTCGTCGCCGCCAACACCGGCGCCCCGCTGGACGCCGCCGGTGTGGAGTCGCTGTCGACGCTGCGGGCGTCGGCCAAGCGTGAGGACGACCGGACCGCCGTGGGCCGTTTCGGCGTCGGCTTCGCCGCCGTACTGGCCGTGAGCGACGAGCCCGCCGTCGTCGGCCGGCACGGCGGCGTCCGCTGGTCGCTGGCCGAGGCCCGGGAACTCGCCGCGCAGGCCGCGCAGGCCGGCCCCGGTCCCGGCCTCGGTGACGAGCTCCGCCGGCGTGACGGCCACGTACCGCTGCTGCGGTTGCCGCTGCCCGCCGAGGGCACCGCACCCGACGGTTACGACACGGTCGTGATCCTGCCGCTGCGCGACGGCACCGCCGAGGACCTGGTCGGCCGGCTGCTCGCCGGGATCGACGACGCGCTGCTGCTCACCCTCCCGGGGCTCACCGAGATCGTGGTGGAGACCCCGGAGGGGGTCAGGACCCTGCGCCGCTCGCAGCACGGCGACCACGTCCACATCGAGGACAGCGCCCGCGGGCTGAACCGCTGGCGGGTCGTCAGCCACCACGGGCCCGTCGAGCCCGCGCTGCTCGCGGACCGGCCGGTGGAGGAGCGGCTGCGCCCGCACTGGACCGTGACCTGGGCGGTTCCCGTGGACTCCGAGGGGATGCCCGAGTACCCGGCGACAGCGCCGGTCGTCCACGCGCCGACCCCGACGGACGAGCCGCTCGGTGTGCCCGCGCTGCTGATCGCCTCGCTGCCGCTGGACACCGCCCGCCGCCATCCCGCCCCGGGCCCGCTCACCGACTTCCTGGTGCGGCGCGCGGCGGACGCGTACGCCGAACTGCTCGGCGACTGGCAGCCGGTCGGGACCGGGCTGATCGACCTCGTGCCCGGGCCGCTGGGAAAGGGCGAGCTGGACGGCTCGCTGCGTGCGGCGATCCTGGAACTGCTGCCGCGCACCGCGTTCCTCGCCCCCGCCGTCCCCTCGGAGGACGTGGTGGCGCTGCGGCCGCTGGAGGCCGAGGTCGTGGAGGGCGCCGGCGCCGAGACCGTACGGGTCCTGGCGGATGTGCTGCCGACGCTGCTGCCCGCCGGTCTGGAGCGCCGGGTGGAGCTGCGGACGCTCGGTGTCGCACGGGTCCCGCTGGCGGAGGCGATCGACCGGCTCGCCGGGATCGAACGCGACCCGTCGTGGTGGTGGCGGCTGTACGACAGCCTCGCCGGTGTGGACCCGGAGCGGCTGTCCGGCCTGCCGGTGCCGCTCGCCGGTACGGGGGCGACCGCCGGCGAGGGGACGTCCGGGGAGGAGGGCGAGGAGCCGCGTCCGCGCCGCGCACCCCGTACCACCATCGGCCCGCGCCAGGTGCTGCTGCCGACCGCCGAGACCCCGGACGGGCTGGCCCGGTTCGGGCTGAAGGTGGCCCATCAGGACGCCGCCCATCCGCTGCTGGAGAAGCTGGGCGCGCTGCCCGCGACACCGCGCGCGGTGCTGACGACCCCGCAGGTGCGGGCCGCCGTCGCCGCGTCGCTGGAGGACGGCGACGGGCTCTGGGACGAGGACGCGCCGGACAGCGAGGAGCTCGCGGAGATCGTCCTCGCCCTCGTCCGGGACGCGGGACTGGAGCCGGGTGACGAGCCGTGGCTGGGTGCGCTGGCGCTGCCCGACGAGGACGGCGAGCTCGCTCCGGCCGGTGAGCTGGTGCTGCCGGGCAGCCCCTTCGCGTCCGTGATGCGCGAGGACGAGCTGGCCCTCGTCGACGCCGAGCTGGCCGAGCGCTGGGGCGAGCAGCCGCTCGCCGCCTGCGGGGTACTGGCGAACTTCGCGCTCGTCCGCGCCACGGACGTCGTGCTGGACCCGGACGAACTGGAGCCCCGCGAGGGCGACTTCGCCGAGCCGGACGACGCGGGGCTGCTGGACGCGGTCGACGTGTGGTGCGAGGACGTCCTGGACCGGCTGCCCGACACCCCCGTTCCGCCGGTCGCGACGGAGATCGCCGCCGTGCGCGACCTGGACCTCGTGGACGACGACCAGTGGCCGCGGGCCCTCGCACTGCTGGCGAGGCCCCCGCTGCGGGACGCGCTGACGCAGACCGTCCGTGTGCTGCTGCCCGACGGCACGACCGAGACGGTCCGGCCGTACACGGCGTGGTGGCTGCGCGGGCATCCGGTGCTGGGCGGCCGTCGCCCGGCGGGTCTGCGGTCCTCGGGCGGCGATCCGCTGCTGGTCGGCCTCTACGACGCGGCCGACGCGACCGGCTTCGAGGACGAGCAGGTGCTGCACGCCCTCGGCGTCCGGACGTCCGTCGCCGCGCTGCTGGACGAACCGGGAGGCGCGGCCGAGCTGCTGGGGCGGCTCGCCGACGCGGACCGCCCCGTCACCGCGTCGCAACTGCACGCCCTGTACACGGCGCTGGCGGATCTGGACCCCGAGCAGGTGACGCTCCCGGACGAACTGCGCGCGGTCGTCGACGGGGAGGTACGGGTGGTGGACGCCTCGGACGCGCTGGTCGCGGACGCTCCCGATCTGCTGCCGCTGACGGCCGGGCGTCCACTGCTGCCGGTCTCGCCGGACCGTGCGGCCGATCTGGCCGAGCTGTTCCAGGTGGGGCGGCTCAGCGAGGCGGTCGAGGCGGAGGTGACGACGGTGGGCGAGGAGCACGAGGTGCCGGAGTCGGTGCACGCGCTACTGGGACCGGCGACGCCCGCGTCGTACGTCGAGCACGAGGAACTCCTCGCCGGCGGTGTCGAACTCGACTGGCGCCGCACCTCCGACGGGGTCATCCACGCCGCCACGCTGGAGGGCGTCGCCGCGGGCCTGGCCTGGGCGGCGGGCCAGTGGCCCCGCCGCTTCGAGGTGGCGGCGCTGCTGGAGGACCCGTCGCGCACGGAGGAACTGGCGCGGGACCGCTGGTTCGACTGA
- a CDS encoding HAD-IC family P-type ATPase produces MTQRSEIGSDGAEPHGGPVIDAGAELDPVHPVPPPVRHRPGGLSADEVAERIARGEVNDVPVRSSRSTVDIIRGNVLTRFNAIIGVLWVIMFFVAPFQDTLFGFVILANTGIGIIQELRAKKTLDGLAVIGEARPTVRRDGVSGEVSTSEIVLGDLVELGPGDKVVVDGEVAEADGLEIDESLLTGEADPVLKRRGDRMMSGSFVVAGGGAFTATKVGHEAYAAQLAEEASRFTLVHSELRSGISTILKYVTWMMVPTALGLIVSQLVVKGDDFKGSVARTVGGIVPMIPEGLVLLTSVAFAIGVIRLGRKQCLVQELPAIEGLARIDVVCLDKTGTLTEGGMDVTELRTLDGCDEDYVRTVLGALGESDPRPNASLQAIIEAYPDREEWRCTESLPFSSARKYSGAAFSEGDGQSSTWLLGAPDVLLPPGAPALREVDGLNEQGLRVLLLARAAGELDDLDVAAGARPTALVVLEQRLRPDAADTLRYFEEQDVAAKVISGDNAVSVSAVAGKLGLPGAADTVDARKLPAEREAMADELAANAVFGRVTPQQKRDMVGALQSRGHTVAMTGDGVNDVLALKDADIGVSMGSGSEATKAVAQIVLLNNSFATLPSVVAEGRRVIGNITRVATLFLTKTVYSVLLAVLVVCWQVEYPFLPRHLTLLSTLTIGVPAFFLALAPNKERAKPHFVRRVMRYAIPGGIVAAGATFSTYLLARHHYSGPGALAAETSAATLTLFLVAMWVLAIIARPYTLWRVCLVAAMGLAFLIVLMVPWLQDFFALRLVGTTMPWAAVAIAAVAAVVLEFAWRWVDRRFPA; encoded by the coding sequence ATGACTCAGCGGTCGGAGATCGGCAGCGACGGAGCCGAGCCGCACGGCGGCCCGGTCATCGACGCGGGGGCGGAGCTCGACCCCGTACATCCGGTGCCGCCGCCCGTGCGGCACCGGCCCGGCGGGCTGAGCGCCGACGAGGTCGCCGAACGCATCGCGCGCGGTGAGGTCAACGACGTCCCCGTACGCAGCAGTCGCTCCACCGTCGACATCATCCGGGGCAACGTCCTCACCCGCTTCAACGCGATCATCGGCGTGCTCTGGGTGATCATGTTCTTCGTGGCGCCGTTCCAGGACACCCTGTTCGGCTTCGTCATCCTCGCCAACACCGGCATCGGCATCATCCAGGAGCTGCGCGCCAAGAAGACCCTGGACGGACTCGCCGTCATCGGCGAGGCGAGACCGACCGTCCGGCGCGACGGCGTCTCCGGCGAGGTGTCCACCTCCGAGATCGTGCTCGGCGACCTCGTCGAACTCGGACCGGGCGACAAGGTCGTCGTCGACGGCGAGGTCGCCGAGGCCGACGGCCTCGAGATCGACGAGTCCCTGCTCACCGGTGAGGCCGACCCGGTCCTGAAGCGGCGCGGGGACCGGATGATGTCCGGCAGCTTCGTCGTCGCCGGCGGCGGCGCCTTCACCGCCACCAAGGTCGGCCACGAAGCCTACGCCGCCCAGCTGGCCGAGGAGGCCTCCCGCTTCACCCTCGTCCACTCGGAGCTGCGCTCCGGCATCTCCACGATCCTCAAGTACGTCACCTGGATGATGGTGCCGACCGCCCTCGGCCTCATCGTCAGCCAGCTCGTCGTCAAGGGCGACGACTTCAAGGGCTCGGTCGCCCGCACCGTCGGCGGAATCGTGCCGATGATCCCCGAGGGCCTCGTCCTCCTCACCTCCGTCGCCTTCGCGATCGGAGTCATCCGGCTCGGCCGCAAGCAGTGCCTCGTCCAGGAGCTCCCCGCGATCGAGGGCCTCGCCCGGATCGACGTGGTGTGCCTGGACAAGACCGGCACCCTCACCGAGGGCGGCATGGACGTCACCGAGCTGCGCACCCTCGACGGCTGCGACGAGGACTACGTGCGCACCGTCCTGGGCGCGCTCGGCGAGTCCGACCCCCGGCCCAACGCCTCCCTCCAGGCGATCATCGAGGCCTACCCGGACCGGGAGGAGTGGCGCTGCACCGAGTCCCTGCCGTTCTCGTCGGCGCGCAAGTACAGCGGAGCCGCGTTCAGCGAGGGCGACGGGCAGAGTTCGACCTGGCTGCTCGGCGCCCCCGACGTACTGCTGCCGCCCGGCGCGCCCGCTCTGCGCGAGGTCGACGGCCTCAACGAGCAGGGCCTGCGCGTCCTGCTGCTCGCGCGCGCCGCGGGCGAGCTCGACGACCTCGACGTCGCCGCGGGCGCCCGGCCCACCGCGCTGGTCGTCCTGGAGCAGCGGCTGCGGCCCGACGCGGCCGACACCCTGCGCTACTTCGAGGAGCAGGACGTCGCGGCGAAGGTCATCTCCGGCGACAACGCGGTGTCGGTCAGCGCCGTGGCCGGCAAGCTCGGGCTGCCGGGCGCGGCGGACACCGTGGACGCCCGCAAGCTGCCGGCCGAGCGGGAGGCGATGGCCGACGAGCTCGCCGCCAACGCGGTCTTCGGGCGGGTCACCCCGCAGCAGAAGCGGGACATGGTCGGCGCGCTCCAGTCGCGCGGCCACACGGTCGCGATGACGGGCGACGGCGTCAACGACGTCCTCGCGCTCAAGGACGCCGACATCGGCGTCTCCATGGGCTCCGGTTCCGAGGCGACGAAGGCCGTCGCGCAGATCGTCCTCCTCAACAACAGCTTCGCCACGCTGCCGTCGGTGGTCGCCGAGGGCCGTCGTGTCATCGGCAACATCACCCGGGTCGCCACGCTGTTCCTGACCAAGACGGTCTACTCGGTGCTGCTGGCGGTCCTGGTGGTCTGCTGGCAGGTCGAGTACCCCTTCCTGCCCCGGCATCTGACCCTGCTGTCCACACTGACCATCGGCGTCCCGGCGTTCTTCCTGGCGCTGGCGCCCAACAAGGAACGCGCCAAGCCCCACTTCGTACGGCGGGTCATGCGGTACGCGATCCCGGGCGGGATCGTCGCGGCGGGCGCCACCTTCTCGACGTACCTCCTCGCCCGACACCACTACAGCGGGCCCGGCGCCCTGGCCGCCGAGACCAGCGCGGCGACGCTGACGCTGTTCCTGGTCGCCATGTGGGTGCTGGCGATCATCGCCCGCCCCTACACCTTGTGGCGCGTGTGCCTGGTCGCGGCGATGGGGCTGGCCTTCCTGATCGTCCTCATGGTGCCCTGGCTGCAGGACTTCTTCGCCCTGCGGCTGGTGGGGACGACGATGCCGTGGGCGGCGGTCGCCATCGCCGCGGTGGCGGCGGTGGTGCTGGAGTTCGCATGGCGATGGGTGGACCGCCGCTTCCCGGCCTGA
- a CDS encoding DUF2530 domain-containing protein, whose protein sequence is MAKWTPKHEAPEPLEGPVVATITGGTILWFVLFLVQVPFYGWFAERELDWWVWTCLAGGGLGLLGIWYVRKRDAAIRRAEAAPHGSD, encoded by the coding sequence ATGGCGAAGTGGACCCCCAAGCACGAGGCGCCCGAGCCCCTGGAGGGGCCGGTCGTCGCCACCATCACCGGCGGCACGATCCTCTGGTTCGTCCTCTTCCTCGTCCAGGTCCCCTTCTACGGCTGGTTCGCCGAGCGCGAGCTGGACTGGTGGGTGTGGACCTGCCTGGCCGGCGGCGGGCTGGGCCTCCTCGGCATCTGGTACGTGCGCAAGCGCGACGCGGCCATCAGGCGCGCGGAAGCCGCCCCGCACGGCAGCGACTGA
- a CDS encoding NCS2 family permease, translating to MPPTATAPADVRQPQRPDSGSRAPGRLDRYFKISERGSTVAREVRGGFATFFAMAYIVVLNPIILGSAEDMYGHQLDGGQLVTATVLTAAFSTLLMGVIGNVPIALAAGLGVNTVVALQLAPRMSWPDAMGMVVLAGFVVMLLVATGLRERVMNAVPLGLRKGIAIGIGLFIMLIGLVDSGFVSRIPDAAHTTVPLQLGLTGHLSGWPVLVFVLGTLLTLALIIRKVPGAILVSIVVMTVVAVVVQLIARLPGRAWGLTVPEWPGNPVATPDFGLVGQVSLFGGFEKVGLLTGALFVFTVLLSCFFDAMGTILGVGDEAKLMDDKGNLPGINKVLIVDGVAVAAGGATSSSANTCFVESTAGVGEGARTGLASVVTGGLFAVALFLTPLATMVPSQAATPALLAVGFLILAGSVKGIDWSDFTIAVPAFLAMVMMPFTYSITNGIGIGFIAFSVLRPAVGRGREVPVPMYVVSAVFVFSYAMPALGLT from the coding sequence ATGCCCCCCACGGCCACCGCTCCCGCGGACGTCCGGCAGCCGCAGCGGCCCGACTCCGGTTCCCGCGCCCCCGGCCGGCTCGACCGCTACTTCAAGATCTCCGAGCGCGGCTCCACGGTCGCCCGCGAGGTCCGCGGCGGATTCGCCACCTTCTTTGCCATGGCGTACATCGTCGTGCTGAACCCGATCATCCTCGGCAGCGCCGAGGACATGTACGGACACCAGCTCGACGGCGGCCAGCTGGTCACCGCGACCGTGCTCACCGCGGCCTTCTCGACCCTCCTCATGGGCGTCATCGGCAACGTCCCGATCGCCCTGGCGGCCGGGCTCGGCGTGAACACGGTCGTCGCCCTCCAGCTCGCCCCGCGCATGAGCTGGCCCGACGCCATGGGCATGGTGGTCCTCGCCGGCTTCGTGGTCATGCTGCTCGTGGCGACGGGCCTGCGCGAACGGGTCATGAACGCGGTGCCGCTCGGCCTGCGCAAGGGCATCGCGATCGGCATCGGCCTGTTCATCATGCTGATCGGGCTGGTCGACTCCGGCTTCGTCTCCCGCATCCCGGACGCCGCCCACACCACCGTGCCGCTCCAGCTCGGACTCACCGGGCACCTCTCCGGCTGGCCGGTCCTGGTCTTCGTCCTCGGCACGCTGCTGACGCTCGCGCTGATCATCCGCAAGGTGCCGGGCGCCATCCTGGTCTCCATCGTCGTGATGACGGTGGTCGCCGTCGTCGTCCAGTTGATCGCCCGGCTCCCCGGCCGGGCGTGGGGCCTGACCGTGCCGGAGTGGCCGGGCAACCCCGTGGCCACGCCGGACTTCGGGCTCGTCGGCCAGGTCAGCCTGTTCGGCGGGTTCGAGAAGGTCGGCCTGCTCACCGGCGCGCTCTTCGTCTTCACCGTGCTGCTGTCCTGCTTCTTCGACGCGATGGGGACCATCCTCGGCGTCGGCGACGAGGCGAAGCTGATGGACGACAAGGGCAACCTCCCGGGCATCAACAAGGTGCTGATCGTCGACGGCGTCGCCGTCGCCGCGGGGGGTGCCACCTCCTCCTCCGCCAACACCTGCTTCGTGGAGTCGACGGCGGGCGTCGGCGAGGGCGCGCGCACCGGCCTCGCCTCGGTCGTCACGGGCGGTCTCTTCGCGGTGGCGCTGTTCCTGACACCGCTGGCGACGATGGTCCCGTCCCAGGCGGCGACGCCCGCGCTGCTCGCGGTCGGTTTCCTGATCCTCGCCGGGTCGGTCAAGGGCATCGACTGGAGCGACTTCACGATCGCGGTGCCGGCGTTCCTGGCGATGGTGATGATGCCGTTCACCTACTCCATCACCAACGGCATCGGCATCGGCTTCATCGCGTTCAGCGTGCTGCGGCCGGCGGTGGGGAGGGGCCGTGAGGTGCCGGTCCCGATGTACGTCGTCTCGGCGGTCTTCGTCTTCTCGTACGCGATGCCGGCGCTGGGCCTGACGTGA
- a CDS encoding MarR family winged helix-turn-helix transcriptional regulator: protein MPDLSHGDDVAAVNSLRSAVMRLGRRLKHQRVDESLSPTEMSVLGTLARCGSATPGELARKEHVQPPSMTRIVALLESKGLVRLEPHPEDRRQKVVSQTERAEVMLEESRRKRNAWLASLAEGLDEEEWAKLRAAAPVLEKLAHL from the coding sequence ATGCCTGACCTGTCCCACGGCGACGACGTCGCCGCCGTGAACTCACTGCGCTCGGCCGTCATGAGGCTGGGCCGGCGCCTGAAGCACCAGCGCGTCGACGAATCACTGAGCCCCACCGAGATGTCGGTGCTGGGCACCCTCGCCCGCTGCGGCTCTGCCACCCCCGGTGAGCTGGCCCGCAAGGAGCACGTCCAGCCGCCGTCGATGACCCGCATCGTGGCACTGCTGGAGTCCAAGGGGCTGGTCCGGCTGGAGCCGCATCCCGAGGACCGCCGGCAGAAGGTGGTCAGCCAGACCGAGCGGGCCGAGGTCATGCTCGAGGAGTCCCGCCGCAAGCGGAACGCCTGGCTGGCCTCGCTCGCCGAGGGTCTGGACGAGGAGGAGTGGGCCAAGCTGCGCGCGGCCGCCCCCGTACTGGAGAAGCTCGCCCACCTGTAA
- a CDS encoding MFS transporter, with translation MSSGPGADSAPAPKPHDDNDTHGTAPVTGPTRKGTFSSLGVRNYRLFFTGAIVSNTGTWMARITQDWLVLSLTGSSAAVGITTALQFLPMLLFGLYGGVIADRCPKRRLLLFSQGALGLCGLALAVLTLSGEVRVWHVYLIAFLLGMVTVVDNPTRQSFVSEMVGPDQLRNAVSLNSANFQSARLIGPAVAGVLITAVGSGWAFLLNGLSFLAPIAGLLLMRPAELHRAERVPRGKGQLREGLKYVAGRPELIWPIVLVGFVGTFAFNFPIWLTAFADKVFHAGAGTYGLFNTLMAAGSLAGALLCARRASSRLRMLLGAAALFGVLEIAAAFSPSFWLFAVLLVPIGMVGLTVNVTANSSVQMATDPVMRGRVMSLYMMVFVGGTPLGAPIVGWLTDTYGVRVGMATGGAVAVVAAVTIGLILVRAGGMRLEVDLRRGHRHVRMVPRERLTAAA, from the coding sequence TTGAGTTCGGGACCCGGAGCAGACTCCGCACCCGCACCGAAGCCCCACGACGACAACGACACCCACGGCACGGCCCCGGTGACCGGACCGACGCGCAAGGGGACCTTCTCCTCGCTCGGAGTCCGCAACTACCGGCTGTTCTTCACCGGAGCGATCGTCTCCAACACGGGCACCTGGATGGCCCGCATCACCCAGGACTGGCTCGTCCTGAGCCTCACCGGTTCGTCCGCGGCCGTCGGCATCACCACGGCCCTGCAGTTCCTGCCGATGCTGCTCTTCGGCCTGTACGGCGGAGTCATCGCCGACCGCTGCCCCAAGCGCCGGCTGCTGCTCTTCAGCCAGGGCGCCCTCGGTCTCTGCGGACTGGCGCTCGCCGTTCTCACGCTCTCCGGCGAGGTCCGGGTCTGGCACGTCTACCTCATCGCCTTCCTGCTCGGCATGGTGACGGTCGTCGACAACCCGACCCGCCAGTCCTTCGTCTCCGAGATGGTCGGGCCGGACCAACTGCGCAACGCCGTCAGCCTCAACTCCGCGAACTTCCAGTCCGCGCGGCTGATCGGGCCCGCGGTCGCCGGTGTGCTGATCACCGCCGTGGGCAGTGGCTGGGCCTTCCTGCTCAACGGTCTGTCCTTCCTCGCGCCGATCGCCGGTCTGCTGCTGATGCGCCCGGCCGAGCTGCACCGGGCCGAGCGGGTGCCGCGCGGCAAGGGGCAGTTGAGGGAGGGCCTGAAGTACGTCGCCGGCCGGCCCGAGCTGATCTGGCCGATCGTGCTCGTGGGCTTCGTCGGCACATTCGCCTTCAACTTCCCGATCTGGCTGACGGCCTTCGCCGACAAGGTCTTCCACGCGGGTGCCGGTACGTACGGCCTGTTCAACACGCTGATGGCGGCCGGCTCCCTGGCCGGGGCCCTGCTCTGCGCCCGCCGCGCCTCCTCGCGGCTGCGGATGCTCCTCGGCGCGGCCGCCCTGTTCGGAGTACTGGAGATCGCGGCCGCGTTCTCGCCGTCGTTCTGGCTGTTCGCGGTGCTGCTCGTCCCGATCGGCATGGTCGGTCTGACGGTGAACGTGACGGCGAACTCGTCGGTCCAGATGGCGACGGACCCCGTCATGCGGGGCCGCGTCATGAGCCTCTACATGATGGTCTTCGTCGGCGGTACGCCGCTGGGAGCACCGATCGTCGGCTGGCTCACGGACACCTACGGCGTGCGGGTCGGCATGGCGACGGGCGGTGCGGTCGCGGTCGTCGCGGCGGTCACGATCGGCCTGATCCTGGTCAGGGCCGGCGGCATGCGCCTGGAGGTGGACCTGCGCCGCGGGCACCGGCACGTACGGATGGTGCCGCGCGAGCGGCTGACGGCTGCGGCGTAG
- the thpR gene encoding RNA 2',3'-cyclic phosphodiesterase yields the protein MRLFAAVMPPDEALRELGRAVDRLHELPGADGLRWTGRPGWHFTLAFMGEVDEALLPDLVERLGRAARRSEEFPLRLHGGGHFGRRTLWVGAAGGLDAMRVLAERTEAAARRAGVAMEEPRRYHAHLTLARTRTDTDLRPYVDALGPFEGRPWTVSRLLLVRSNLPGGGHPGERPRYEEAGRWTLGAAG from the coding sequence ATGAGACTCTTCGCCGCCGTGATGCCGCCCGACGAGGCCCTGCGGGAGCTCGGGCGGGCCGTGGACCGGCTGCACGAGCTGCCCGGGGCGGACGGTCTGCGCTGGACCGGGAGGCCGGGGTGGCACTTCACCCTCGCCTTCATGGGGGAGGTCGACGAGGCGCTGCTCCCCGACCTGGTCGAACGGCTGGGGCGGGCGGCCCGGCGCAGTGAGGAGTTCCCGCTGCGGCTGCACGGCGGTGGGCACTTCGGCCGGCGGACGCTCTGGGTGGGCGCGGCCGGCGGGCTCGACGCGATGCGCGTGCTCGCCGAGCGCACGGAGGCGGCGGCCCGGCGTGCGGGCGTCGCCATGGAGGAGCCCCGCCGCTACCACGCCCATCTGACCCTCGCCCGCACCCGCACCGACACGGACCTCCGCCCGTACGTCGACGCCCTGGGCCCCTTCGAGGGCAGGCCGTGGACCGTGTCCCGGCTGCTGCTGGTCCGCAGCAATCTCCCCGGCGGGGGCCACCCGGGTGAGCGGCCGCGCTATGAGGAGGCCGGCCGGTGGACCCTGGGCGCGGCGGGCTGA
- a CDS encoding aldo/keto reductase, with protein MKYTQLGRTGLKVSRLVLGTMNFGPQTTEADSHTIMDAALGAGLNFFDTANVYGWGENKGRTEAIIGSWFAKGGDRRDKVVLATKVYGNMGVDGEVWPNHDKLSALNIRRAVDASLKRLRTDYIDLYQFHHIDRSTPVEEIWQAIDVLISQGKILYAGSSNFPGWKIAQTNETARRLGSFGLVSEQCLYNLAERRAEMEVIPAAREYGLGVIPWSPLHGGLLGGVIKKETEGGRRSAGRSADALADTSVREKIQAYEDLLDKHGLAPGEVALAWLLTRPGVTGPIVGPRTADQLASALRALELELPDELLKELDTIFPGPGPSPEAFAW; from the coding sequence ATGAAGTACACACAGCTCGGACGCACCGGACTCAAGGTCAGCCGACTCGTCCTCGGCACGATGAACTTCGGGCCCCAGACCACCGAGGCCGACAGCCACACGATCATGGACGCCGCGCTCGGCGCGGGCCTGAACTTCTTCGACACGGCGAATGTGTATGGATGGGGCGAGAACAAGGGCCGCACCGAGGCGATCATCGGTTCGTGGTTCGCGAAGGGCGGCGACCGCCGCGACAAGGTGGTCCTCGCCACCAAGGTGTACGGGAACATGGGCGTGGACGGCGAGGTCTGGCCCAACCACGACAAACTGTCCGCCCTCAACATCCGCCGGGCCGTCGACGCCAGCCTCAAGCGGCTGCGGACGGACTACATCGACCTCTACCAGTTCCACCACATCGACCGGAGCACGCCGGTCGAGGAGATCTGGCAGGCGATCGACGTCCTGATCTCCCAGGGCAAGATCCTCTACGCCGGTTCGTCCAACTTCCCCGGCTGGAAGATCGCCCAGACCAACGAGACCGCCCGGCGGCTCGGCTCCTTCGGCCTGGTCAGCGAGCAGTGCCTGTACAACCTCGCCGAGCGGCGCGCCGAGATGGAGGTCATCCCGGCCGCCCGGGAGTACGGCCTCGGCGTGATCCCCTGGTCGCCGCTGCACGGCGGTCTACTCGGCGGCGTGATCAAGAAGGAGACCGAGGGCGGGCGCCGTTCAGCCGGACGCTCCGCCGACGCGCTTGCCGACACCTCGGTACGGGAAAAGATCCAGGCCTACGAGGACCTGCTGGACAAGCACGGCCTGGCCCCCGGCGAGGTCGCTCTGGCCTGGCTGCTCACCCGCCCGGGCGTCACGGGCCCGATCGTCGGCCCGCGCACCGCGGACCAGCTGGCGTCGGCGCTCCGGGCGCTGGAACTGGAGCTTCCGGACGAGCTGCTGAAGGAACTCGACACGATCTTCCCGGGCCCGGGGCCGTCCCCGGAGGCGTTCGCCTGGTGA